The Cloeon dipterum chromosome 3, ieCloDipt1.1, whole genome shotgun sequence genome includes a region encoding these proteins:
- the LOC135940710 gene encoding NPC intracellular cholesterol transporter 2-like, which translates to MLRIALFFALCVASALATDFRTCSNARPGPDTVVVSGCESLPCDFVHGTDLVNEVTFTSGIDADNLTPKVYVTTLGLVIDYPLPNQDVCADLIFGGCPLVAGDVATYKLTMPILNEYPLVSMTIEFSILDGITSETLTCFEVDGQVVNA; encoded by the exons ATGCTGCGCATCGCCCTTTTCTTTGCTCTTTGCGTTGCTTCTGCGCTCGCAACGGACTTCAGGACTT GTAGCAACGCTCGTCCGGGTCCCGATACCGTTGTAGTTTCTGGCTGCGAGTCCCTCCCTTGCGACTTTGTCCATGGCACCGATTTAGTCAACGAAGTCACATTCACTTCTG GAATTGATGCTGACAATCTGACACCAAAGGTGTACGTAACCACTCTCGGACTTGTCATCGACTACCCTCTGCCTAATCAGGACGTGTGCGCCGATCTGATTTTCGGAGGCTGCCCTCTGGTTGCCGGTGATGTGGCCACCTACAAACTTACCATGCCTATTCTCAACGAGTATCCGCTCGTCTCCATGACCATCGAGTTTTCTATCCTCGACGGCATCACCAGCGAAACCCTCACTTGCTTCGAGGTTGATGGACAGGTTGTCAATGCTTAG
- the LOC135940709 gene encoding uncharacterized protein LOC135940709, which translates to MRKDTIFMCCFLFLISYKLTKGQNEYWTPVDQVVTAAITKDEADVNVDLDEVYDYEQYDYNFSNSFGLELLLIIWDKLRFKVKFVSPQGVSANIVSALPQMVSQGEANFSVVATVFGPEETKGLVITQPTHSTRFKLFIQSPTSVSTSLSLGKVFTPVLWLALVVSMLMMGVLLIFIEFVGQKAKIRSYLATPADIGQLVIIVIGCFCYQGAIQIASGCSGRILVWTSLICGYLIYVTFNTEVISQLTTVSFKPPFDSLEDMAAKGTHKLIVRNDTSLLDNIKITRVNNGKRGIMADLWDQLLPTKLKAENLYNDKKDIPRLCKENVAFLDSELAIPPKAQQVAKCNVMTLKDSYFRSNLGFVLSPLNNATLNRQIIKLINRMRETGIINRVRRNIDQPDVGPLKPLPDLNPIDIQTLIPMLIVLYVGMFASIVVLGLEIAFKRGGEELIRKLEERGYRSWKDIVCFWRVKKNNIEGESSSEDEESDTDVEQQTKKPVSVPTIKFTNTPQYPVKVKSVSENKKVKVNPEKKSNFLAPPIKRKEPKSFQELHNYVNQQMSQRADDTRPPLPLRRQNRVADLNTNLPEPIKASFTPQYLDKNVLQDIDSSQESNQFESPRPDRFKTPSPQVERSPQLPARRRRVVTPPKRAEEPAPEKRSPTAAAPVAPRYDPQELVRQKPSREDILRKPTLPEQLPENRRVARRVERPVLDGVVIQNENRSAGSRMDLMPINLNQRHQRRRESRQNEHHNSNVSIDLEQHSIIDANFAQRMRWN; encoded by the exons ATGAGGAAGGATACTATTTTTATGtgctgtttcctttttttaatttcatacaaACTGACCAAAGGCCAAAATGAGTACT GGACACCTGTAGATCAAGTGGTGACCGCTGCAATTACGAAG GATGAAGCAGATGTCAATGTAGATCTAGATGAAGTATATGATTACGAACAatatgattataatttttcaaattcgttTGGATTGGAATTGTTGCTGATTATCTGGGATAAACTAAGATTTAA aGTGAAATTTGTATCTCCCCAAGGAGTTTCTGCAAACATTGTGAGCGCGCTACCGCAAATGGTATCTCAAGGAGAAGCGAATTTCTCGGTTGTTGCAACTGTTTTCGGACCTGAGGAAACGAAAGGACTAGTTATAACGCAACCAACGCACAGTACAAG ATTTAAGCTATTTATTCAGTCTCCAACAAGCGTTTCAACATCTCTCAGTCTCGGAAAAGTTTTTACACCAGTTTTGTGGCTTGCATTAGTGGTCTCAATGCTTATGATGGgtgtattattaattttcattgagtTTGTGGGACAGAAAGCCAAAATAAGGTCGTACCTTGCGACGCCGGCTGACATCGGCCAACTGGTCATTATCGTCATCGGCTGCTTTTGCTACCAAGGGGCGATTCAAATCGCTTCAGGTTGCTCAGGACGGATCCTGGTTTGGACGAGTCTCATATGCGGATACTTGATTTACGTTACCTTCAATACGGAGGTCATTTCTCAACTGACAACCGTCAGTTTCAAGCCACCTTTTGACTCGCTTGAAGACATGGCAGCAAAAGGTACGCACAAACTAATCGTACGGAACGACACTTCGCTGCTTGACAACATtaag ATCACGCGAGTAAATAATGGCAAGAGAGGTATAATGGCTGATTTGTGGGACCAGTTGCTTCCAACGAAGCTGAAAGCTGAAAATCTTTACAACGACAAGAAAGATATCCCGAGATTGTGTAAAGAAAATGTGGCTTTTCTGGATTCTGAGCTGGCCATCCCTCCCAAAGCTCAGCAGGTGGCCAAATGCAACGTTATGACATTGAAAGATAGCTATTTTCGATCCAATCTAGGCTTTGTACTTAGCCCATTGAACAACGCAACCTTAAAtcgacaaataattaaatt GATTAATCGTATGAGGGAAACAGGCATAATCAACAGAGTGAGAAGAAACATTGATCAACCCGATGTCGGACCTTTAAAGCCGCTGCCCGACTTGAATCCAATCGACATTCAAACCCTCATTCCGATGCTAATAGTCCTTTATGTGGGAATGTTTGCTAGCATAGTAGTTTTAGGCTTGGAAATCGCATTTAAGCGAGGTGGCGAAGAGCTCATCAGGAAGCTGGAAGAAAGGGGCTACCGCAGCTGGAAGGATATAGTTTGCTTTTGGCGCGTGAAAAAGAACAATATCGAAGGAGAAAGCTCGAGTGAAGACGAGGAAAGCGACACTGATGTGGAGCAACAAACGAAGAAGCCTGTTTCAGTGCCAACGATTAAATTTACTAACACACCGCAATATCCAGTAAAAGTTAAAAGCGTTtccgaaaacaaaaaagtgaaaGTGAATCCAgagaaaaaatccaattttcttGCTCCTCCAATTAAGCGCAAAGAGCCGAAGTCGTTCCAAGAACTGCACAATTACGTGAATCAACAGATGAGCCAGAGGGCAGACGACACGCGGCCGCCGCTTCCACTGCGCAGACAAAACCGAGTTGCCGACCTGAACACGAATCTGCCAGAACCAATCAAGGCCAGTTTCACGCCACAATACCTGGACAAGAACGTATTGCAAGACATAGACTCGAGCCAGGAGAGCAACCAATTCGAAAGTCCTCGTCCTGATAGGTTTAAAACACCCAGTCCGCAGGTGGAAAGAAGCCCACAACTCCCTGCGCGGCGCCGGAGAGTCGTTACGCCACCAAAAAGAGCAGAGGAGCCGGCGCCGGAAAAAAGGTCacccactgctgctgctccagTTGCTCCTCGATACGATCCGCAGGAGTTGGTGCGACAGAAGCCCTCCAGGGAAGATATTCTTAGAAAACCAACGCTACCTGAGCAACTACCTGAGAATAGAAGGGTAGCTCGGCGCGTAGAGAGGCCAGTTTTAGATGGAGTTGTGATACAGAATGAAAATAGGTCGGCTGGCAGTCGGATGGATTTGATGCCTATAAACTTGAACCAACGGCATCAAAGACGGCGAGAGAGTCGGCAAAATGAACATCATAACAGCAATGTTTCAATTGATTTAGAGCAGCACTCGATCATAGATGCTAACTTTGCTCAGAGAATGCGCTGGAATTGA
- the LOC135939543 gene encoding uncharacterized protein LOC135939543, whose protein sequence is MRKDTIFMCCFLFLISYKLTKGQNEYWTPVDQVVTAAITKDEVDAYIYQNEEYSYDDLFDQDFSYSFGMELLLIILEKLKFKVKFIYPQGVSANIVSALPQMVSQGEANFSAVATVFGPEETKGLVITQPTHSTRFKLFVQSPTSVSTSLSLGKVFTPVLWLALVVSMLMMGVLLIFIEFVGQKAKIRSYLATPADIGQLIIIVIGCFCYQGAIQIASGCSGRILVWTSLICGYLIYVTFNTEVISQLTTVSFKPPFDSLEDMAAKKTHKLIVRNETSLLDNIKITRVNNGKRGIMADLWDQLLPTKLKAENLYNDRKDIPRLCKENVAFLDSELAIPPKAQQVAKCNVMTLKDSYFRSNLGFVLNPLNNATLNRQIIKMINRMRETGIINRVRRNIDQPDVGPLKPLPDLNPIDIQTLIPMLIVLYVGMFASIVVLGLEIAFQRGGEELIRKLEERGYRSWKDIVCFWRVKKNNIEEESSSEDEESDTDVEQQTKKPVSVPTIKFTNTPQYPVKVKSVSENKKAKVNPEKKSDFLAPPIKRKEPKSFQELHNYVNQQMNQRADDTRPPLPLRRQNRVADLNTNLPEPIKASFTPQYLDKNVLQDIDSSQESNQFESPRPDKFKTPSPQVERSPQPPTRRRRVVTPPKRAEEPAPEKRSPTAAAPVAPRYDPQELVRQKPSREDILRKPTLPEQPPENRRAARREERPVLNRIATPSVNLPGNRSAGSQIDLMPLNLDQLPQRRRGNRLSEPPNNRNLHLSIDTNGFLDRHSIVDRNLAQRMRRNRDPDPFSRFE, encoded by the exons ATGAGGAAGGATACTATTTTTATGtgctgtttcctttttttaatttcatacaaACTGACCAAAGGCCAAAATGAGTACT GGACACCTGTTGATCAAGTGGTGACCGCTGCAATTACAAAG GATGAAGTAGACGCCTACATTTACCAAAATGAAGAATATAGTTACGATGACCTTTTTGACCAGGATTTTTCGTATTCGTTTGGCATGGAACTGTTGctgataattttagaaaaattaaaatttaa agtgaaatttatatatcCCCAAGGAGTTTCTGCAAACATTGTGAGCGCGCTACCGCAAATGGTATCTCAAGGAGAAGCGAATTTCTCGGCTGTTGCAACTGTTTTCGGTCCTGAGGAAACGAAAGGACTAGTTATAACGCAACCAACGCACAGTACAAG ATTTAAGCTATTTGTTCAGTCTCCAACAAGCGTTTCAACATCTCTCAGTCTCGGAAAAGTTTTTACACCAGTATTGTGGCTTGCATTAGTGGTGTCGATGCTCATGATGGgtgtattattaattttcatcgaGTTTGTGGGACAGAAAGCCAAAATAAGGTCTTACCTCGCGACACCGGCTGACATCGGCCAACTGATCATCATCGTAATCGGCTGCTTTTGCTACCAAGGGGCGATTCAAATCGCTTCAGGTTGCTCGGGACGGATCCTGGTTTGGACGAGTCTCATATGCGGATACTTAATTTACGTTACCTTCAACACGGAGGTCATTTCTCAACTGACAACTGTCAGTTTTAAGCCACCTTTCGACTCGCTTGAAGACATGGCAGCCAAAAAAACACATAAGCTGATAGTGCGAAACGAAACCTCGCTGCTTGACAACATTAAG ATCACGCGAGTAAATAATGGCAAGAGAGGTATAATGGCTGATTTGTGGGACCAATTGCTTCCAACGAAGCTGAAAGCTGAAAATCTTTACAACGACAGGAAAGATATCCCGAGATTGTGCAAAGAAAATGTGGCTTTTCTGGATTCTGAGCTGGCCATCCCTCCCAAAGCTCAGCAGGTGGCCAAATGCAACGTTATGACATTGAAAGATAGCTATTTTCGATCCAATTTAGGTTTTGTACTTAACCCATTGAACAACGCAACTTTAAAtcgacaaataattaaaat GATTAATCGTATGAGGGAAACAGGCATAATCAACAGAGTGAGAAGAAACATTGATCAACCCGATGTTGGACCTTTAAAGCCGCTGCCCGACTTGAATCCAATCGACATTCAAACCCTCATTCCGATGCTAATAGTCCTTTATGTGGGAATGTTTGCGAGCATAGTAGTTTTAGGCTTGGAAATCGCATTTCAGAGAGGTGGCGAGGAACTCATCAGGAAGCTGGAAGAAAGGGGCTACCGCAGCTGGAAGGATATAGTTTGCTTTTGGCGCGTGAAAAAGAACAATATCGAAGAAGAAAGCTCGAGTGAAGACGAGGAAAGCGACACTGATGTGGAGCAACAAACGAAGAAGCCTGTTTCAGTGCCAACGATTAAATTTACTAACACACCGCAATATCCAGTAAAAGTTAAAAGCGTTtccgaaaacaaaaaagcgaAGGTGAATCCAGAGAAAAAATCCGATTTTCTTGCTCCTCCGATTAAGCGCAAAGAGCCGAAGTCGTTCCAAGAACTGCACAATTACGTGAATCAACAGATGAACCAGAGGGCAGACGACACGCGGCCGCCGCTTCCACTGCGCAGACAAAACCGAGTTGCCGACCTGAACACGAATCTGCCAGAACCAATCAAGGCCAGTTTCACGCCACAATACCTGGACAAGAACGTATTGCAAGACATAGACTCGAGCCAGGAGAGCAACCAATTCGAAAGCCCTCGTCCTGATAAGTTTAAAACACCCAGTCCGCAGGTGGAAAGAAGCCCACAACCCCCTACGCGGCGCCGGAGAGTCGTTACGCCACCAAAAAGAGCAGAGGAGCCGGCGCCGGAAAAAAGGTCacccactgctgctgctccagTTGCTCCTCGATACGATCCGCAGGAGTTGGTGCGACAGAAGCCCTCCAGGGAAGATATTCTTAGAAAACCAACGCTTCCTGAGCAACCACCTGAGAATAGAAGGGCAGCTCGGCGCGAGGAGAGGCCAGTTTTGAATAGAATCGCAACACCGAGCGTAAATCTGCCTGGAAATAGGTCGGCTGGGAGCCAGATCGATTTGATGCCTCTAAATTTGGATCAGCTTCCACAGAGAAGGCGAGGGAATCGACTAAGCGAGCCCCCAAACAACAGAAATCTACACCTATCGATCGACACGAATGGATTTTTGGATCGGCACTCGATCGTCGATAGAAATCTCGCTCAGAGGATGCGCCGCAATCGAGACCCCGATCCTTTCAGCAGATTTGAATAG